One stretch of Muribaculum intestinale DNA includes these proteins:
- a CDS encoding site-specific integrase, which yields MARPKKTVKAKEPVRIRFKELKNGNKSIYLDIYRDGKRTYEFLKLYIVPELDPASRVLNEHNLALANKVKADRIIQLTNNEKGVTNSMLHSRLKLIDLINMYEQWIKDNGKSMGPSGLASLRKAVAQFRGDGVTLKQIDKTYCIEFINYLRNDYKSRMKRPLSTNSIASYSAALSATFNWAVRHDYIKENPFDKLSSNDRVYHVESQRDYLEIDELKRLIATECPTRQSVKQAFLFSCYCGLRTSDIRALRWGQIHKDGDQWRVSVVMKKTATPIYLPLSSQAMKWLPERGDASDDDKVFSLPTTSRVSIILGNWAKAANVKKEITFHVSRHTFATLMLTLDVDLYTTSKLLGHKNIATTQIYAKIIDQKKDDAVNRVDEIFK from the coding sequence ATGGCACGACCCAAGAAAACTGTAAAGGCTAAAGAACCTGTAAGAATCCGCTTCAAGGAATTGAAGAACGGCAACAAGTCAATCTATCTTGATATATACCGTGACGGCAAACGCACATACGAGTTTCTAAAACTCTACATCGTGCCTGAACTTGATCCTGCAAGCCGGGTATTGAACGAGCATAATCTCGCACTTGCCAACAAGGTGAAGGCTGACCGCATCATACAGCTAACCAACAATGAGAAAGGCGTTACAAACTCAATGCTTCACTCACGGTTGAAACTGATTGACCTTATCAATATGTATGAGCAATGGATTAAGGACAACGGCAAGAGTATGGGTCCGTCGGGACTGGCAAGCCTGAGGAAAGCAGTGGCGCAGTTCCGTGGGGATGGCGTGACCTTAAAGCAGATTGATAAGACCTACTGCATCGAGTTTATCAACTATCTCCGGAATGACTATAAGTCTCGGATGAAAAGACCGCTTTCCACCAACAGCATAGCGTCATATTCCGCTGCTCTGAGCGCAACTTTCAACTGGGCTGTGCGACATGATTATATCAAGGAGAACCCTTTTGACAAACTTTCCTCCAACGACCGCGTGTATCATGTCGAGAGTCAGCGCGACTATCTGGAGATTGACGAGCTGAAACGCTTGATCGCCACAGAGTGCCCCACTCGTCAGTCCGTCAAACAGGCATTTCTGTTTTCATGTTATTGCGGACTCCGTACAAGCGACATCCGCGCACTCCGATGGGGGCAGATCCATAAGGACGGCGACCAGTGGCGCGTGTCAGTTGTGATGAAGAAAACTGCCACACCGATTTATCTCCCCCTTTCGTCACAGGCTATGAAGTGGCTGCCGGAGCGTGGCGATGCCTCAGATGATGACAAGGTTTTCAGTCTACCTACGACAAGCCGTGTCAGCATTATTCTCGGCAACTGGGCGAAAGCAGCTAATGTGAAGAAAGAAATCACATTCCACGTGAGCCGTCATACCTTTGCCACCCTTATGCTAACGCTCGATGTCGATCTTTACACGACAAGCAAGCTATTAGGGCACAAGAATATAGCCACAACGCAAATCTACGCAAAAATCATCGACCAAAAGAA